TTACGTTACGGAGAAGAAGATGCCTATAGTATTTACAACGGTGGTTCAGAAGCATATCAAGATAAAATATTATTAAGACTTAGTATTTTAGAAAATGAATTAAAAAAATTTAACAGGAGGTAAACATGCAGATATCGGAGCCGCTTTTTTCAAAACCAATTTTTAGTGAGAAAATTTGGGGAAGTAGCGAGTTGAATAGAATTTTCAACTATGAAAAAAATCAACCAATAGGTGAAGTCTGGTTATATTCCCCTCTAGATGAATACGAAACTGTCCTGTATGGGAAAAATAGCCAAAGAGAATATGGGAAAGCCAGTGAACTTTTCCCAAAATTTCCTTTGTTGTTAAAATTAATTGCTACCTCATCCTGGCTTTCCATACAATTACACCCGGATGATACAATGGCAAAACAATTAGAAAACGAACCATGGGGGAAATCAGAAGCATGGTACTTTCTTAAAGATAAGGGGCAAATCAAAGTTTCAAATAATAATAAATATATCCTGCAAGCTTTTGATGATAATCGATGGGATGATGTACTAGAAAGTTATGAAATGAACAAATTCGATTCCATATTCATACCTGCGGGAACCGTTCATACCTTAGGCCCTAATAGCCTTTTACTTGAAATACAGCAAAGTTCAGATTTAACTTATAGATTATACGACTGGGGAAGACCTCGAGAAATCCATGTTGATAAATCTAAAAAAGTTCTCAACAACATTCACACCAGTTATTCTATTTCAAGGAAGACCGAAGGATTGTGTACCAAATACTTTAGCTTTTCCAGATTTGCCAACCAAAATAAAAAAGGGTTTGGCGTATATGTTAACTTAAAAAGCTATGAAACAATAGTACTTCCAGAGGAAGTAAATTACAATTTTCAAGGTGAATTTGTAGAATTTAAATTAAACGAAAATGGCTGGAAATCATTTTTATAATTTCATAATCAAAAATTATAAAATTATTTAAAATTTTTACATTCCATTTCATTTTTGACTTATTTTGTCTGATATAATTGAGTAAGTAGAAAACAAAATCTTAGGAGGAATCCGAATGAATAAAACTATCAAAGAAGATGTATCAATCGTCTTATCTGGTGAAGCCGGTCAAGGGATTCAAACGATAG
The window above is part of the Petrotoga mexicana DSM 14811 genome. Proteins encoded here:
- a CDS encoding type I phosphomannose isomerase catalytic subunit translates to MQISEPLFSKPIFSEKIWGSSELNRIFNYEKNQPIGEVWLYSPLDEYETVLYGKNSQREYGKASELFPKFPLLLKLIATSSWLSIQLHPDDTMAKQLENEPWGKSEAWYFLKDKGQIKVSNNNKYILQAFDDNRWDDVLESYEMNKFDSIFIPAGTVHTLGPNSLLLEIQQSSDLTYRLYDWGRPREIHVDKSKKVLNNIHTSYSISRKTEGLCTKYFSFSRFANQNKKGFGVYVNLKSYETIVLPEEVNYNFQGEFVEFKLNENGWKSFL